A stretch of Bacillus spongiae DNA encodes these proteins:
- a CDS encoding ABC transporter ATP-binding protein, translating to MTRLLDVKDLHVSFTTHGGEVQAVRGVDFHLDKGETLAIVGESGSGKSVTTKAIMRLIPNPPGFIKHGEMKFEGQDLVQLTEKEMQKIRGKDISMIFQDPMTSLNPTMTIGKQIMEPLLKHQKLSKADARKRTVELLKLVGLPNPEARIKQYPHQFSGGQRQRVVIAIALACNPKILIADEPTTALDVTIQAQILELMKDLQKKIDTSIIFITHDLGVVANVADRVAVMYGGQIVESGTVDEIFYDPRHPYTWGLLSSMPTLDTEVKAKLKAIPGTPPDLLNPPKGDAFALRSDYALKIDLEKEPPMYKVSDTHFVKSWLLHPDAPQVEPPEAVKIRQRTMPSNYEKPVLFEEVNAK from the coding sequence ATGACAAGGTTATTAGATGTGAAAGACTTGCACGTCTCCTTCACAACGCATGGAGGAGAAGTTCAAGCTGTTCGTGGAGTAGATTTTCACTTAGATAAAGGGGAAACATTAGCGATTGTTGGAGAGTCTGGGTCAGGAAAATCTGTCACAACGAAAGCAATCATGCGTTTAATTCCCAACCCTCCAGGTTTCATCAAGCATGGTGAAATGAAATTTGAAGGGCAAGACTTAGTCCAACTAACTGAAAAAGAGATGCAGAAAATTCGTGGAAAAGACATCTCAATGATTTTCCAGGATCCAATGACGTCCTTAAACCCAACAATGACGATTGGGAAACAAATTATGGAGCCATTGTTAAAGCATCAAAAACTGAGTAAAGCAGACGCTCGTAAAAGAACGGTTGAATTGTTAAAGCTCGTGGGTCTTCCAAATCCAGAGGCTAGAATTAAGCAATATCCTCACCAATTTTCTGGTGGACAACGACAGCGTGTGGTTATTGCCATCGCTTTAGCTTGTAATCCAAAGATTCTTATTGCAGATGAACCGACAACGGCTCTTGATGTAACGATTCAAGCACAAATTTTAGAACTAATGAAAGATTTACAGAAAAAAATAGATACTTCTATTATTTTTATTACCCATGATTTAGGCGTGGTGGCGAATGTTGCTGATCGCGTTGCGGTAATGTATGGTGGACAGATTGTCGAATCAGGAACAGTAGATGAAATCTTTTATGACCCGAGACACCCTTACACTTGGGGCTTATTATCGTCGATGCCAACATTGGATACAGAAGTAAAGGCGAAGCTTAAGGCGATTCCAGGTACACCACCTGATCTTTTAAACCCTCCTAAAGGAGATGCTTTTGCTCTACGAAGCGACTATGCGTTAAAAATTGACTTAGAAAAAGAACCGCCGATGTATAAAGTTTCTGATACCCACTTTGTTAAGTCGTGGTTGTTACATCCGGATGCTCCTCAGGTTGAGCCTCCTGAAGCGGTGAAAATTAGACAACGCACAATGCCTTCTAACTATGAAAAGCCAGTGCTATTCGAGGAGGTTAATGCAAAATGA
- a CDS encoding ABC transporter ATP-binding protein produces the protein MTQTKEKLLEIKNLKQYFNPGKPNMVKAVDDVSFDIYRGETLGLVGESGCGKSTTGRTIIRLYDATDGNVLFDGEDVHGKKSRSKLKKFNQKMQMIFQGPYASLNPRMKVSDIIAEGIDIHGLAKNKEERLNKVYELLETVGLNREHANRFPHEFSGGQRQRLGIARALAVDPEFIIADEPISALDVSIQAQVVNLLKDLQKEKGLTYLFIAHDLSMVKYISDRIGVMYFGKLVELAPSDVLYKNPLHPYTQSLLSAIPLPDPDYERTRSRKSYDPNVHNYSNNDKLEMREVAPDHFVYCSEKEFEQYKAQYKH, from the coding sequence ATGACACAAACGAAGGAAAAGCTATTAGAAATTAAAAATTTAAAACAATACTTTAATCCAGGAAAACCTAATATGGTTAAAGCGGTGGATGATGTATCATTTGACATATATAGAGGAGAAACGTTAGGGCTTGTTGGCGAATCTGGTTGTGGGAAATCCACGACTGGTCGTACGATCATTCGCCTTTACGATGCAACAGACGGTAATGTGTTATTTGATGGTGAAGATGTGCATGGGAAGAAGTCCCGAAGCAAGCTAAAAAAATTCAATCAAAAAATGCAAATGATTTTCCAAGGTCCATACGCATCATTAAATCCACGGATGAAGGTTTCAGATATTATTGCTGAAGGCATCGATATTCATGGTTTAGCTAAGAATAAAGAGGAACGTTTGAACAAGGTTTATGAGCTCCTTGAAACAGTTGGTCTTAATCGTGAGCACGCTAATCGTTTTCCTCACGAATTCTCAGGTGGACAACGTCAACGTCTTGGTATTGCGCGTGCATTAGCTGTTGACCCTGAATTTATTATTGCAGATGAACCAATTTCTGCTTTGGATGTATCGATTCAAGCTCAAGTGGTGAACTTACTGAAGGATTTACAAAAAGAGAAAGGGCTAACCTATTTGTTCATTGCCCATGATCTATCTATGGTAAAGTACATTAGTGATCGTATTGGTGTAATGTATTTTGGTAAACTTGTAGAACTTGCTCCAAGTGATGTCCTTTACAAGAACCCTTTACACCCTTATACGCAATCGTTATTATCTGCTATACCTTTACCAGACCCTGATTATGAGCGTACACGTTCAAGAAAATCGTATGACCCAAATGTTCATAATTATTCAAACAACGATAAGCTTGAAATGCGTGAAGTTGCTCCGGATCATTTTGTATATTGTTCAGAGAAGGAATTTGAACAGTACAAAGCTCAATATAAACATTAA
- a CDS encoding putative glycoside hydrolase produces the protein MKIKQIVKVLSVSMLLLLPTQNETMAKENDTLEVEYHVKREAFASLKKELPARIPRFIYDSGLVFEYPDAIRGIYVTGHSAGGGRFNDLVSLVNKTDLNAMVIDIKDDWGNVTFKPEESSPYAKIGKDYIKDPMKTLKTLEAENIYPIARVVVFKDSVLAKEHPDWSFKEGDTVWKNGRNESFVNPFLKEVWDYNVGIAIEAAKMGFQEIQFDYVRFPEGFELRDDELIYSQGDFQNSSEDNIQKRVEAVTSFVKYAKEQLEPYGVKVSVDIFGYTATLPEAPGIGQNFSKISKHVDVISSMIYPSHWTSYFGISKPDLEPYKLVTEYAKVENNTLAQLENPPISRPWIQDFTATWLGSGNYKVYGKKEVEDQIKALNDQGIEEFLIWNAGNKYTNGVDYTP, from the coding sequence GTGAAAATAAAACAAATAGTTAAAGTATTAAGTGTAAGTATGCTCCTCCTCCTCCCTACACAAAATGAGACCATGGCAAAAGAGAATGATACGCTAGAAGTTGAATATCATGTCAAAAGAGAAGCATTTGCTTCCTTAAAAAAAGAATTGCCAGCAAGAATCCCGCGTTTTATTTATGATTCTGGTCTCGTATTTGAATACCCAGATGCTATTAGAGGAATTTACGTAACTGGACATTCTGCAGGTGGAGGCCGTTTTAATGATTTAGTCTCTTTGGTAAATAAAACAGATTTAAATGCGATGGTGATTGACATCAAAGACGATTGGGGAAATGTCACCTTTAAACCGGAAGAGTCTTCTCCTTACGCAAAAATTGGGAAGGACTATATTAAGGACCCTATGAAGACCCTTAAAACACTTGAAGCTGAAAACATCTATCCAATTGCACGAGTTGTTGTATTTAAAGACTCTGTATTAGCAAAAGAACATCCAGACTGGTCCTTTAAAGAAGGAGATACTGTGTGGAAAAATGGTCGGAATGAATCATTTGTTAACCCGTTTTTGAAAGAGGTGTGGGATTATAACGTTGGAATTGCAATTGAGGCCGCAAAAATGGGTTTCCAAGAAATTCAGTTTGACTATGTACGCTTTCCAGAAGGATTTGAGCTAAGAGATGATGAGCTTATATATAGTCAAGGTGACTTTCAAAATTCCTCTGAGGATAATATTCAAAAACGAGTAGAAGCAGTCACAAGTTTTGTAAAGTATGCGAAAGAGCAGTTGGAGCCATATGGTGTTAAAGTGTCTGTCGACATTTTTGGTTATACAGCAACACTGCCTGAAGCACCTGGAATTGGACAAAACTTTTCAAAAATTTCAAAGCATGTAGATGTTATTTCATCAATGATCTATCCTAGTCATTGGACTTCCTATTTCGGAATAAGTAAACCTGATCTTGAGCCTTATAAATTGGTGACAGAATATGCTAAAGTTGAAAATAATACGTTAGCTCAATTGGAGAACCCACCAATCTCAAGACCTTGGATTCAGGATTTTACGGCTACTTGGCTCGGCTCAGGAAACTACAAAGTGTACGGTAAGAAGGAAGTTGAAGACCAAATTAAAGCACTGAATGACCAAGGGATTGAGGAATTTCTAATATGGAACGCAGGAAATAAGTATACAAATGGGGTAGACTATACTCCGTAA
- a CDS encoding GNAT family N-acetyltransferase, whose protein sequence is MHWYDKLNQYFPVEEMKSQAHMESLLKEKGDIYHKDEGPYHVLMYVEFEEFTFIDYLFVSKDARGQGLGHKLIQKLKEKGKPIILEVEPIDYEDTDSEKRLRFYKREGFEHAKSIGYRRRSLATNEINQLEILYWSPKGESEELIFESMRKTYRLIHTYNDKKFYGTSYQPVEEVLSIEENREQDVLQDIE, encoded by the coding sequence ATGCATTGGTATGATAAATTAAATCAGTATTTTCCAGTTGAAGAGATGAAATCACAGGCACATATGGAGTCATTATTAAAGGAGAAGGGGGACATATATCATAAAGATGAAGGACCTTATCATGTCCTAATGTATGTGGAATTTGAAGAGTTTACGTTCATTGATTATTTATTTGTGTCAAAGGATGCAAGAGGACAAGGGCTTGGCCATAAACTTATTCAAAAATTAAAAGAAAAAGGAAAGCCGATTATATTAGAAGTGGAACCAATTGATTATGAAGATACGGATAGCGAGAAACGGCTTCGTTTTTATAAACGCGAGGGCTTTGAACATGCTAAAAGTATTGGTTATCGTAGAAGGTCACTTGCAACGAATGAAATTAATCAGTTAGAGATTTTATACTGGTCACCAAAGGGCGAATCGGAGGAATTAATTTTTGAGTCAATGAGAAAAACGTATCGACTGATCCACACATACAATGATAAAAAATTTTACGGTACTTCTTATCAACCTGTTGAAGAGGTCTTATCAATTGAGGAAAATCGAGAGCAAGACGTATTACAGGATATCGAGTAA
- the spxA gene encoding transcriptional regulator SpxA, with protein MVTLFTSPSCTSCRKAKAWLEEHEIAYTERNIFSEPLSIEEIKEILRMTEDGTDEIISTRSKIFQKLNVDLETLPLQNLFELIQQNPGLLRRPIIMDEKRLQVGYNEDEIRRFLPRKVRTFQLLEAQKMVN; from the coding sequence ATGGTAACATTGTTCACGTCACCTAGTTGTACGTCATGTCGTAAAGCGAAAGCATGGCTTGAAGAGCATGAAATTGCGTATACAGAGAGAAATATTTTTTCCGAACCTTTAAGTATAGAGGAAATTAAAGAAATTTTACGAATGACTGAAGATGGTACAGATGAAATCATCTCAACTCGTTCAAAAATATTCCAAAAGCTTAATGTAGATCTTGAAACATTACCTTTACAAAATCTATTCGAGCTTATTCAGCAAAATCCTGGTTTATTGAGAAGGCCGATTATTATGGATGAAAAGCGTTTGCAAGTCGGATATAATGAAGATGAAATTAGACGCTTTCTCCCTAGAAAGGTTCGTACTTTCCAACTATTAGAAGCACAAAAAATGGTGAACTAA
- the mecA gene encoding adaptor protein MecA encodes MEIERINENTVKFYISYIDIEDRGFDREEIWYNRERSEELFWEMMDEVHQEEDFAVEGPLWIQVQALDKGLEILVTKAQVSKDGQKFELPIPDEKLKELPVDERIEEFLDEHFQIKQNEEVENSLHFMLKFDEFDDVIALSNRIQEDLFSTSLYSFEDNYYLFVEFDDQEFSEEQIENTISILLEYASETSLTVHRLEEYGKIIINENVFSTIQQYFS; translated from the coding sequence ATGGAAATTGAACGTATTAATGAAAATACAGTTAAATTTTATATTTCTTATATTGATATAGAAGACCGTGGCTTTGACCGTGAAGAAATATGGTATAATCGGGAAAGAAGTGAAGAACTCTTTTGGGAAATGATGGATGAGGTGCATCAAGAAGAAGACTTTGCTGTAGAAGGACCGCTATGGATTCAAGTACAGGCCTTAGATAAAGGTTTAGAAATTCTCGTAACAAAAGCACAAGTCTCTAAAGATGGACAGAAATTTGAGTTACCTATTCCGGATGAAAAGCTTAAAGAACTCCCAGTAGATGAGAGAATTGAAGAATTTTTGGATGAACATTTTCAAATAAAGCAAAATGAAGAGGTTGAGAATTCCTTACACTTTATGTTGAAATTTGATGAATTTGACGATGTAATTGCATTATCTAATCGAATTCAAGAAGATCTTTTCTCTACCTCATTATACTCGTTCGAGGATAATTATTACTTATTTGTTGAATTTGACGATCAGGAATTTAGTGAGGAGCAAATTGAGAATACTATCAGTATTTTATTGGAGTATGCATCAGAGACCTCTTTAACTGTCCACCGTCTTGAGGAATATGGGAAAATAATTATTAACGAAAATGTATTTTCTACTATTCAACAGTATTTCTCGTAA
- the cls gene encoding cardiolipin synthase, which yields MKNTVKVIIFISILISVYYFFINPYVSGVLKYGSMLFSLSVVFIAFIIFFENRHPTQTLTWLVVLGSFPLVGFIFYLLFGRNIRKEKMFQKKYILDKQTFQEFEPSIPNIKERLKNIKALHHEKHLLLAQRLGNGSISFNTSTKVLTNGEETYHSILQLLKTATHHIHMEYYIVRHDHIGQEIKDILIQKAKDGVKVRFLYDAVGSWQLSKDYIEELRQVGVEMVPFGPVKLAFLNNKFNFRNHRKIIVIDGRVGFMGGLNIGDEYLGRDKHFGFWRDTHLMVKGEAVRTLQLIFLQDWYYMTNDSFFTPGYLNPSTPDKEIQDGGVQMIAGGPDNEFSIIKNIFFSMITSAEKCVWIASPYFIPDEDIFSALKIAALSGIDVRLLVPKRPDKRIVFHASRSYFPELLDAGARIFEYDKGFMHSKILIVDKELASIGTANMDMRSFHLNFEVNAFLYGTNSTVTLVKEYERDLLHSYELKNEQFSKRHLGYRILESTSRLLSPLL from the coding sequence ATGAAAAATACGGTAAAAGTCATTATCTTTATAAGTATTTTAATTAGTGTCTATTATTTCTTTATTAACCCTTACGTTAGCGGGGTGCTGAAATATGGTAGTATGCTTTTTTCGCTTTCGGTGGTGTTTATTGCTTTTATCATTTTCTTTGAAAATCGACACCCTACTCAAACCTTAACGTGGTTAGTAGTGCTAGGAAGCTTCCCTTTAGTTGGCTTTATATTTTATTTGCTTTTCGGCCGTAATATTCGAAAAGAAAAAATGTTCCAGAAAAAATACATATTAGACAAGCAAACATTTCAAGAATTTGAACCTTCTATTCCGAATATTAAAGAGCGGTTAAAAAATATAAAAGCACTACATCATGAGAAGCACCTTCTACTTGCTCAAAGACTGGGAAATGGATCTATTTCGTTTAATACTTCTACGAAAGTATTAACGAATGGGGAGGAAACGTATCATTCAATTCTCCAATTGTTGAAGACAGCTACTCATCATATTCATATGGAATATTATATCGTTCGTCACGATCACATTGGACAGGAGATTAAAGACATCTTAATTCAGAAAGCTAAAGACGGGGTAAAAGTTCGTTTCCTTTATGATGCTGTGGGATCATGGCAGCTTTCGAAGGATTATATTGAGGAATTAAGACAAGTTGGAGTTGAGATGGTTCCATTTGGACCTGTAAAATTAGCTTTTTTAAATAATAAATTCAACTTTCGAAACCACCGTAAAATTATAGTAATTGATGGGCGAGTAGGTTTTATGGGAGGGTTGAATATTGGTGATGAATATTTGGGGAGAGATAAACATTTTGGTTTTTGGCGAGATACTCATTTAATGGTTAAGGGAGAAGCTGTTCGAACCCTTCAACTAATTTTTTTGCAAGACTGGTATTACATGACAAACGATAGTTTTTTTACTCCAGGCTACTTAAATCCAAGCACTCCAGATAAAGAAATTCAAGATGGAGGAGTTCAAATGATTGCTGGTGGGCCTGATAATGAATTTAGTATTATAAAAAATATCTTCTTTTCCATGATCACATCTGCTGAGAAGTGTGTTTGGATCGCATCTCCTTATTTTATCCCTGATGAGGATATTTTTTCAGCTCTAAAAATTGCGGCCTTAAGTGGGATTGACGTTCGTCTACTTGTACCGAAACGGCCTGATAAACGAATCGTCTTTCATGCATCACGTTCTTATTTTCCAGAATTATTAGATGCAGGAGCTAGGATATTCGAATATGACAAAGGGTTTATGCATAGTAAAATCCTTATAGTCGATAAAGAGCTAGCCTCTATTGGCACGGCCAATATGGATATGAGGAGCTTCCATCTCAATTTTGAGGTAAACGCTTTTCTGTATGGAACTAATAGTACGGTTACATTGGTGAAAGAATATGAACGAGATTTATTGCATTCCTATGAACTGAAGAATGAACAGTTTTCAAAACGTCACTTAGGTTATCGAATATTAGAGTCAACTTCTCGATTGCTTTCTCCACTATTATAA
- a CDS encoding competence protein CoiA, with amino-acid sequence MLTANMDNGKRISLAPYSRKELLLLKKHSFTCPDCGDFVILKIGETVVPHFAHKSLSACFGFSEPESTLHLNAKKELFHWLIQQNESPQMEQYTPDKRQKADIFVKNVHGRFAIEYQSSPIALQSMLKRTIGYKSVNIMPQWIFGCTSKNRKKFTTPITSLKESHLLFLQYNKQYGFWFPTFTPNTSFLFVFNPFPLSATKYIIHSQEYQKSDLKIPLSPPKYSPKMDKNLFTTIWLKEKNAWLRQKVVSRKKKRDLFLDLLYKDGYYPYLLPEYIGVPVEFMITIKTHPIIWQYFVWRDSFIHKKEKDLITLGDILVKFEQRVKKQFIQIRQLPLCANIDYRQAVYQYIQILKRATILIEVKNNTFKLLQGWSPCKSEEEARKKEKGFFLRQKHILKLFSVKG; translated from the coding sequence TTGTTAACGGCAAATATGGACAATGGAAAAAGAATCTCATTAGCTCCTTATTCTAGGAAGGAACTGTTGTTGTTAAAAAAGCATTCTTTTACGTGTCCTGACTGTGGTGATTTTGTCATTCTTAAAATTGGTGAAACAGTTGTTCCCCATTTTGCGCATAAATCCTTATCCGCATGCTTCGGTTTTTCTGAACCAGAGTCAACTTTACATTTAAACGCAAAGAAAGAGCTTTTTCATTGGCTTATTCAACAGAACGAGTCTCCTCAAATGGAACAATACACCCCAGATAAACGCCAAAAAGCTGATATATTTGTAAAAAATGTACATGGTCGTTTTGCCATTGAATATCAGAGCTCTCCTATCGCGTTACAGAGCATGCTGAAAAGAACAATAGGATATAAATCAGTAAACATTATGCCTCAATGGATATTTGGATGCACAAGTAAAAATAGAAAGAAATTCACTACCCCAATTACTTCGTTAAAGGAAAGCCACCTTCTTTTTCTTCAATATAATAAACAATATGGTTTTTGGTTTCCTACCTTTACTCCGAACACTTCTTTTTTATTTGTTTTTAATCCCTTCCCTTTAAGTGCTACGAAATACATAATCCATTCTCAAGAATATCAAAAAAGTGACCTGAAGATTCCTTTATCACCACCTAAGTATTCACCAAAAATGGATAAGAACCTTTTTACAACAATCTGGTTAAAAGAAAAAAATGCTTGGCTAAGGCAAAAAGTAGTTAGTAGGAAGAAAAAAAGAGATTTGTTTTTAGACCTATTGTATAAAGATGGATATTATCCTTACCTATTGCCTGAATATATTGGTGTGCCAGTTGAGTTTATGATTACAATCAAAACCCATCCTATTATTTGGCAATATTTTGTTTGGAGAGATTCATTTATCCACAAAAAAGAAAAAGATCTAATAACGCTTGGAGATATATTAGTTAAGTTTGAACAGAGGGTAAAGAAACAGTTCATTCAAATACGTCAGCTACCATTGTGTGCTAACATTGATTATCGGCAGGCAGTATACCAATACATTCAAATTTTGAAAAGAGCGACCATCTTAATAGAAGTGAAAAATAATACATTTAAACTCTTACAAGGCTGGAGTCCATGCAAATCAGAGGAGGAGGCAAGGAAGAAGGAGAAGGGATTTTTTTTAAGACAAAAACATATATTAAAGTTATTCTCAGTGAAAGGTTAG